The following are from one region of the Prevotella communis genome:
- a CDS encoding SPFH domain-containing protein: MYALIGAGIFFLAIFVFVSYVKAPPSFAFIISGLSKQPRVLIGKGGFRIPFLERLDRVYLGQITVDIKTEESVPTNDFINVDVDAVAKIRVTPDSEGTRLAAKNFLNMTPDEIAMQLQDSLQGNMREIIGTLDLRSLNTDRDGFSDQVMAKASPDMAKLGIDIISCNIQNVTDREGLIKDLGADNTAKIKKDAAINRAIAERDVKIEVSKADKESNDARVDADTAIAIKNNDLALKRAALKQQADTAQADADAAYAIQQQEQQKTINVKTVEAEIEKTKREQILSKERIEIKQNELSAEIEKKADADKYKVERDAAAELEQRKRVAEAQKYEAEQRALAQNAESDATRYRLEQEAAGIKAKGEAEAYAIQKKGEAEALAMDKKAEAYKKYNNAAVVQMMIEVLPQVVENVAKPISAIKDVNIYSGDGQGISAMSGNVPVAIKQAFDVLKSATGVDMADIMRAGTIEAKTTRNVNLNDQARDAVDNITGEK; this comes from the coding sequence ATGTATGCTCTTATTGGCGCTGGAATCTTTTTCCTCGCCATCTTCGTTTTCGTATCCTATGTGAAGGCACCACCCTCATTCGCCTTCATCATTTCAGGTCTTTCCAAGCAGCCTCGCGTGCTCATTGGTAAGGGCGGATTCCGTATTCCGTTCCTCGAGCGTCTGGACCGCGTCTACCTGGGACAGATTACTGTAGATATCAAGACAGAGGAGAGCGTGCCTACCAACGATTTCATCAATGTTGACGTTGATGCCGTGGCCAAGATTCGTGTCACACCCGATAGCGAGGGAACCCGTCTGGCAGCCAAGAACTTCCTGAACATGACGCCCGACGAGATTGCCATGCAGTTGCAGGACTCCCTGCAGGGTAACATGCGTGAGATTATCGGTACGCTCGACCTGCGTTCGCTGAATACCGATCGTGATGGTTTCTCTGACCAGGTGATGGCTAAAGCGTCACCCGACATGGCGAAACTGGGTATCGACATCATCTCATGTAACATCCAGAACGTGACCGACCGCGAAGGCCTTATCAAGGACCTGGGTGCCGACAACACTGCCAAGATCAAGAAAGATGCCGCTATCAACCGTGCTATCGCTGAGCGCGACGTGAAGATTGAGGTGTCTAAGGCCGACAAGGAGTCTAATGATGCCCGCGTGGATGCCGATACCGCTATTGCTATCAAGAACAACGATCTCGCCTTGAAGCGTGCTGCCCTGAAACAGCAGGCCGACACCGCTCAGGCCGATGCCGATGCTGCATACGCTATCCAGCAGCAGGAACAGCAGAAGACCATCAACGTGAAGACCGTTGAGGCTGAGATTGAGAAGACCAAGCGTGAGCAGATCCTGTCAAAGGAGCGCATTGAGATTAAGCAGAACGAACTGTCTGCTGAGATTGAGAAGAAGGCTGATGCCGATAAGTATAAGGTTGAGCGTGATGCTGCCGCAGAACTGGAACAGCGCAAGCGTGTGGCTGAGGCTCAAAAGTATGAGGCCGAACAGCGTGCACTTGCCCAGAATGCCGAGTCTGATGCTACCCGTTACCGTCTGGAACAGGAGGCTGCCGGTATCAAGGCCAAGGGTGAGGCCGAGGCTTATGCTATCCAGAAGAAAGGTGAGGCCGAAGCGCTTGCTATGGACAAGAAGGCTGAGGCTTACAAGAAGTATAACAATGCAGCTGTCGTTCAGATGATGATCGAGGTACTGCCTCAGGTTGTAGAGAATGTGGCTAAGCCTATCTCAGCCATCAAGGATGTCAATATCTACAGTGGTGACGGCCAGGGTATCTCTGCCATGAGCGGCAACGTGCCCGTAGCCATCAAGCAGGCCTTCGACGTGCTGAAGAGTGCCACTGGCGTTGATATGGCCGACATCATGCGTGCTGGCACTATCGAGGCTAAGACTACCCGCAACGTCA
- a CDS encoding 3'-5' exonuclease, with protein MPEKGYLCNVVMTFNTEQQQVIEATGGCHLVLAPPGCGKTAVLAERIVWAHEHGEEFADMACLTFTNRASRGMKERIYERMGNVKGLDALFVGNVHRFCSRFLFENGIVPEHTAVIDNDTSFSIMADFLGEDELKVLGDNKDRQRYSQILNLQHLMYQCEHRYPSKLMVHRDAMQPSALKELCIAFRLPYTQDSSITLYHQASLFLDEHALLSREAAALLLSLNAARQYELYKLQNDLMDFEDLLLKTYDMLVQYDATESHHAEQVEAHPIKKLKWLQIDEVQDLNPLQLAIIDGFTDTEATVVYLGDTQQAIFSFMGAQTDTLTLLKERCGEGHFHNFFVNYRSPQYLLDVFNQYGEQQLGIAHDLLPSTQNKTEKQVGDLQFLEADTNVDEANIVAHEVRRIYEQYPDDTVAVIVAFNSDADDVSGALQTLPHFKISGIDCFSTPEVRLLLAHLSVVSMEQNFIAWSHLFTGLHVYTSNSASRQFVRQVMELALSPVDFLDYEGSTYLSEFVKVYEKQDVVVFDTETTGLNVFEDDVVQIAAVKVRQGRVIEELNIFIETERTIPEMLGEVVNPLVEEYAAQPHLSHQEALQRFVDFSRGCAILGHNATYDYQIMEHNMQRYAPDLSMYRIWPSYFDSLKMARLLRPRLKSYKLKDLLVQLGLEGHNSHLANDDILATNSLMIYCYDRARSIVGRQQEFIRRHQKTIDRFRHLYADLYQHSRSRLYVQSGITPLSAELQYTFDYLRDIGRIGHMPKLPYIIRYIEQELISSASGLSLVDQLHRHIQDLTTMKEADLCGASSMTDRVFVSTVHKAKGLEFDHVIVYDAVEGKYPSVYADTESGGQEEARKFYVAISRARKRLTISFCHNSITRWGRSYPKQLTRYMASIRQFFA; from the coding sequence ATGCCAGAAAAGGGTTACCTTTGCAATGTGGTGATGACATTTAACACAGAACAACAACAAGTCATTGAGGCTACGGGGGGCTGTCATCTGGTGCTCGCCCCTCCAGGTTGCGGTAAGACGGCTGTGCTTGCCGAGCGTATCGTATGGGCTCATGAACATGGGGAGGAATTTGCCGATATGGCTTGTCTGACCTTTACTAATCGTGCCTCACGAGGCATGAAGGAACGTATCTATGAGCGTATGGGTAACGTGAAAGGACTGGATGCGCTCTTTGTGGGTAATGTGCATCGCTTCTGCTCGCGCTTTCTGTTTGAGAACGGTATTGTGCCAGAGCATACGGCTGTGATAGATAATGACACGTCGTTTAGTATCATGGCTGATTTCCTGGGTGAGGATGAACTGAAAGTGCTGGGTGACAACAAGGACAGACAGCGCTATTCTCAGATACTGAACCTGCAACACCTGATGTATCAGTGTGAGCATCGTTATCCGTCGAAACTGATGGTACATCGTGATGCCATGCAGCCATCGGCTTTGAAGGAATTGTGTATCGCTTTCCGTCTGCCATATACACAGGACTCGTCTATCACGCTATATCATCAAGCCAGTCTGTTCCTGGATGAGCATGCGTTGCTCAGTAGGGAGGCCGCAGCCCTCTTGTTGAGCCTGAATGCGGCCCGTCAGTATGAATTATACAAGCTGCAAAACGATCTGATGGATTTTGAGGACCTGCTCCTGAAAACCTACGATATGCTGGTGCAGTATGATGCGACAGAATCGCATCATGCAGAACAGGTGGAAGCGCATCCTATCAAGAAACTGAAATGGCTTCAGATAGATGAGGTTCAGGATCTGAATCCGCTTCAACTGGCAATTATTGATGGTTTTACTGATACTGAAGCAACTGTAGTGTATCTAGGTGATACTCAGCAGGCTATATTCTCTTTTATGGGTGCACAGACGGACACGCTGACGTTGTTGAAAGAGCGCTGCGGCGAGGGACATTTCCATAATTTCTTCGTCAACTACCGTTCACCCCAGTATCTGCTGGATGTCTTTAATCAGTATGGTGAACAGCAACTGGGTATAGCTCATGACCTGTTGCCATCAACGCAAAACAAGACGGAGAAGCAGGTAGGCGACCTGCAGTTTCTTGAGGCTGATACGAATGTGGATGAGGCTAACATCGTGGCGCATGAGGTACGTCGTATCTACGAACAGTATCCTGACGACACGGTGGCGGTAATCGTGGCTTTCAATAGTGATGCCGATGACGTGAGTGGTGCGTTGCAGACCTTGCCACATTTCAAGATATCTGGTATCGACTGTTTCTCTACGCCAGAGGTGCGTCTGCTGTTGGCTCATCTCAGTGTGGTGTCGATGGAACAGAATTTCATAGCCTGGTCGCATCTGTTTACCGGGCTTCATGTCTATACTTCCAATAGTGCCTCAAGGCAGTTCGTACGTCAGGTGATGGAACTGGCCTTGTCGCCTGTTGATTTCCTGGATTATGAGGGTTCTACCTATCTGAGTGAGTTTGTCAAGGTCTATGAGAAACAGGATGTTGTGGTGTTTGATACAGAGACCACAGGCCTGAATGTCTTTGAGGATGATGTCGTGCAGATTGCAGCCGTGAAGGTCAGACAGGGTAGGGTAATAGAGGAGTTGAATATCTTCATTGAGACAGAACGTACGATTCCTGAGATGCTGGGCGAGGTGGTGAACCCGCTGGTAGAGGAGTATGCGGCACAACCGCATCTGTCGCATCAGGAGGCCTTACAACGATTTGTGGATTTCTCCCGTGGCTGTGCTATCCTGGGACATAATGCTACTTACGACTATCAGATTATGGAGCATAACATGCAGCGATATGCACCAGACCTGTCGATGTACCGGATTTGGCCTTCTTATTTTGATAGTCTGAAGATGGCACGCCTGCTGCGTCCGCGCCTGAAGAGTTATAAGTTAAAGGACTTATTGGTACAGCTGGGGCTTGAGGGACATAACTCGCACCTGGCTAATGATGATATACTGGCTACGAATAGTCTGATGATTTATTGCTATGATCGTGCCAGGAGTATCGTCGGACGTCAGCAGGAGTTTATCAGACGTCACCAGAAAACCATAGACCGCTTCCGTCATCTCTATGCCGACCTCTATCAGCATTCGCGTAGCAGGCTCTATGTGCAGAGTGGTATTACACCACTCTCGGCTGAACTGCAATATACGTTTGACTATCTGCGTGACATTGGCCGTATAGGTCATATGCCAAAGCTGCCATATATAATAAGGTATATAGAACAGGAACTGATTTCATCTGCCAGTGGACTGTCGTTGGTTGACCAGCTTCACCGGCATATCCAGGACCTGACCACCATGAAGGAGGCCGACCTCTGTGGGGCTTCCAGTATGACGGACCGTGTTTTTGTGAGTACGGTACATAAGGCAAAGGGACTGGAGTTTGACCATGTCATCGTCTATGATGCGGTGGAAGGAAAATATCCCAGCGTCTATGCCGATACAGAGAGTGGCGGACAGGAAGAGGCACGCAAATTCTATGTGGCTATCTCACGCGCCCGCAAACGGCTGACCATCAGCTTTTGTCATAACAGCATCACGCGCTGGGGACGCAGTTATCCCAAACAATTAACCCGTTATATGGCTTCTATCCGCCAATTCTTTGCCTGA